One genomic region from Euleptes europaea isolate rEulEur1 chromosome 6, rEulEur1.hap1, whole genome shotgun sequence encodes:
- the GPR65 gene encoding psychosine receptor — translation MATNNPLTMSLNSTLSSTTTTEAKNCTIEHQLDKHLFPALYSILVIISIPANATSLYVSCCQVKKKNELGIYLFSLSLADLLYTLTLPLWIYYAQNEDNWTLPHHLCTAMAFFKYLNYYTSSGFLTCISIDRYLAVVYPLRFHYLRTRRFAFFVAVIIWVFEIVSNSKILYEQDIFQEYGTRHTLCYDTYPLEQWQAKLNIYRVCLGYAIPLAIMVFCYQKIYQAVKNNQATEDRDKKKIKDLLLTIVITFFLCFTPYHVVLLLRSIYELDNCPFADRMYEPYRITTALTNLNCILDPILYCFASEAGRTDVQNMLRGCFSVSPGVVKQSQNIALTSSSQDRTGKVPESATFL, via the coding sequence ATGGCCACAAACAATCCATTAACTATGTCTCTGAATTCCACTCTGAGTTCCACAACTACAACAGAGGCAAAGAACTGTACTATAGAGCACCAGCTAGATAAACATTTGTTTCCTGCTCTTTACAGCATTCTGGTTATCATCAGCATTCCAGCGAACGCCACGTCTCTTTATGTGTCTTGTTGCcaggtgaagaaaaaaaatgaactaGGAATCTATCTCTTCAGTTTATCTTTAGCTGATCTGCTATACACCCTAACTCTGCCTCTATGGATTTACTATGCTCAGAATGAGGACAACTGGACTCTTCCCCATCACCTTTGCACAGCTATGGCTTTCTTCAAGTACCTGAATTATTACACCAGTTCCGGATTTCTCACCTGCATTTCCATTGATAGATATTTAGCAGTGGTTTACCCGCTAAGGTTCCATTATCTGCGTACAAGAAGATTTGCCTTCTTTGTCGCTGTAATCATTTGGGTCTTTGAAATTGTATCGAACTCTAAGATTCTATACGAACAGGACATATTTCAAGAATATGGCACAAGGCATACTTTATGTTATGATACATATCCTCTAGAACAGTGGCAAGCCAAATTGAATATTTACCGGGTCTGCTTGGGATATGCAATCCCCTTGGCTATCATGGTGTTCTGCTACCAAAAAATCTATCAAGCTGTGAAAAATAATCAAGCCACAGAAGACAGGGACAAAAAGAAAATCAAGGACTTATTGCTAACCATTgtcattactttttttttatGCTTCACTCCCTACCACGTTGTGCTGCTTCTTCGTAGTATCTATGAGCTGGACAATTGCCCCTTTGCTGACAGAATGTATGAGCCCTATAGAATTACAACTGCATTGACAAATTTAAATTGTATACTTGACCCAATACTTTATTGCTTTGCCAGTGAAGCAGGAAGAACAGACGTTCAGAACATGCTCAGGGGGTGTTTTTCTGTGAGCCCCGGTGTTGTGAAACAGTCACAAAACATTGCCTTGACCAGCAGTTCACAGGACAGAACTGGGAAAGTTCCAGAATCAGCAACATTTCTGTAG